One segment of Ureibacillus thermophilus DNA contains the following:
- the fliW gene encoding flagellar assembly protein FliW, producing MQIQTKFLGEVEIEEKEIITLTNGLLGLEEYTKYVLLPLEKDSPLAFFQSVEEPQIGFVVAYPFAFKKDYAFDIGEDDKEELQVEKAEDLIAYSIVTLKEPFEASTLNLLAPIVINSVKKCGKQIVLQDNEAFPLRFPIAELKGSVK from the coding sequence ACAAAATTTTTAGGAGAAGTGGAAATCGAAGAAAAAGAAATCATTACGTTAACAAACGGACTATTAGGTTTAGAAGAATATACGAAATATGTACTCCTCCCATTAGAAAAAGATAGCCCATTGGCTTTTTTCCAATCAGTCGAAGAGCCACAAATTGGATTTGTCGTTGCCTATCCATTTGCTTTTAAAAAAGACTATGCATTTGATATTGGAGAAGATGATAAAGAGGAATTGCAAGTTGAAAAAGCAGAAGATCTCATTGCCTATTCCATTGTGACATTAAAAGAACCTTTTGAAGCGTCAACATTGAATTTGCTTGCTCCAATCGTAATCAATAGCGTAAAAAAATGCGGAAAACAAATTGTGTTGCAAGACAACGAAGCCTTTCCGCTGCGCTTCCCGATTGCTGAGCTAAAAGGAAGTGTAAAATAA
- the csrA gene encoding carbon storage regulator CsrA, protein MLVLSRKLNESIIIGENIEVKVLSIEGDQVKLGIVAPKNIKVHRREVYESIQEQNKAALNIDANLIQKLTKKR, encoded by the coding sequence ATGTTAGTCCTCTCAAGAAAACTCAATGAATCTATCATCATCGGCGAAAATATAGAAGTTAAAGTGCTCTCCATTGAAGGAGATCAAGTAAAATTGGGAATCGTGGCGCCCAAAAATATCAAAGTCCACCGCAGGGAAGTATATGAATCTATCCAAGAACAAAATAAAGCGGCATTAAATATTGATGCGAATTTAATTCAAAAATTAA